Proteins encoded in a region of the Malaciobacter mytili LMG 24559 genome:
- the rfaE1 gene encoding D-glycero-beta-D-manno-heptose-7-phosphate kinase translates to MITINKKPNILVIGDLMIDHYLWGSSDRISPEAPVPVVDIKKETTVLGGAGNVINNLLSLGSQVGVISVVGDDEVAKELKSMLDKAGAKSFLIEQKGRKTSKKSRIMASHSQVVRYDHESKNSISFESEKKIFEKFQELINRYDMILFSDYGKGVLTKELSKKIIAYAKNNNKKVIVDPKGEDYSKYEGAYFLTPNKKEAQIASKVQIENPDTLKKALVALKTCANLQYSIITLSEQGIALLKDDEVIIRPTVAREVFDVTGAGDTVLASLGFALSLGNDLVSSIEFANLAAGVVVGKIGSATVTLDEIEEYKSSLNKSSIELHIKTFDEIEKIANRLRTQDKKIVFTNGCFDILHKGHVSYLNVAKSFGDVLILGLNSDESVKRLKGEDRPINTQEDRAYILSALECVDYVVIFNEDTPYELISKVKPDVLVKGADYEGKEVVGSNIAKETKLVEFVDGKSTTKTIEKIKSVGK, encoded by the coding sequence ATGATAACAATAAATAAAAAACCAAATATTTTAGTAATAGGTGATCTTATGATAGATCACTATTTATGGGGAAGTAGTGATAGAATATCTCCTGAAGCACCAGTTCCTGTTGTGGATATAAAAAAAGAGACAACTGTTTTAGGTGGTGCTGGAAATGTAATAAATAATCTTTTATCTTTAGGCTCACAAGTGGGAGTTATCTCAGTAGTTGGAGATGATGAAGTAGCAAAAGAGTTGAAATCTATGCTTGATAAAGCAGGGGCAAAGTCTTTTTTAATAGAGCAAAAAGGAAGAAAAACTTCTAAAAAATCAAGAATTATGGCTTCTCACTCTCAAGTTGTAAGATATGATCATGAAAGTAAAAACTCTATTTCCTTTGAAAGTGAAAAGAAAATCTTTGAAAAATTCCAAGAGCTAATCAATAGATATGATATGATACTTTTTTCAGATTATGGAAAAGGTGTCCTAACAAAAGAGTTATCTAAAAAAATAATAGCTTATGCAAAAAATAATAATAAAAAAGTAATAGTTGATCCAAAAGGGGAAGATTATTCAAAATATGAGGGTGCATATTTTTTAACTCCAAATAAAAAAGAGGCACAAATTGCTTCAAAAGTTCAAATAGAAAATCCAGATACATTAAAAAAAGCTTTAGTTGCTTTAAAAACTTGTGCAAATTTACAATACTCTATTATTACTTTAAGTGAGCAAGGAATTGCACTTTTAAAAGATGATGAGGTAATTATTAGACCAACTGTGGCAAGAGAGGTTTTTGATGTAACAGGTGCAGGAGATACAGTTTTAGCTTCATTAGGATTTGCTTTAAGTTTAGGAAATGATTTAGTAAGTTCAATAGAGTTTGCAAACTTAGCTGCTGGTGTGGTTGTGGGAAAAATTGGAAGTGCAACAGTAACTTTAGATGAAATTGAAGAATATAAATCAAGCTTAAATAAAAGCTCAATTGAGCTTCATATAAAAACTTTTGATGAAATAGAAAAAATAGCAAATAGATTAAGAACTCAAGATAAAAAAATAGTTTTTACAAATGGATGTTTTGATATTTTACATAAAGGTCATGTAAGTTATTTAAATGTGGCAAAATCTTTTGGTGATGTGCTAATTTTAGGTTTAAACTCTGATGAGAGTGTAAAAAGACTAAAAGGAGAAGACAGACCCATAAATACTCAAGAGGATAGAGCTTATATTCTTAGTGCTTTAGAGTGTGTAGATTATGTGGTAATTTTCAATGAAGATACTCCTTACGAACTAATTTCTAAAGTTAAACCTGATGTACTTGTAAAAGGTGCTGATTATGAAGGTAAAGAAGTCGTAGGTAGCAATATAGCAAAAGAGACTAAACTTGTAGAGTTTGTAGATGGTAAAAGTACAACAAAAACAATTGAAAAAATTAAAAGTGTAGGAAAATAA
- a CDS encoding adenine phosphoribosyltransferase gives MKELTAKDKEFLLNSIRNIYDFPKEGIVFKDITTLLNNKEAFNLLMTHLEDRYKEYNLDYVAGIDSRGFIFGAALADRLNVGFVPVRKKGKLPGTTVCEKYELEYGFDEVEIHLDAFNEKKDARVLLIDDLIATGGTANAAAKLIKNVKANLVEVCFLLNLTFLDGKKRVEEHANVYTILDI, from the coding sequence ATGAAAGAATTAACTGCTAAAGATAAAGAGTTTTTATTAAATTCTATTAGAAATATATATGATTTTCCAAAAGAGGGTATCGTTTTTAAAGATATTACAACTTTATTAAATAATAAAGAAGCTTTTAATCTTCTAATGACGCATTTAGAAGATAGATATAAAGAGTATAATTTAGATTATGTAGCTGGTATTGATAGTAGAGGATTTATTTTTGGTGCTGCACTTGCGGATAGACTAAATGTAGGTTTTGTACCTGTTAGAAAAAAAGGAAAACTTCCAGGAACTACGGTTTGTGAAAAGTATGAGTTAGAGTATGGTTTTGATGAAGTTGAGATACATCTAGATGCTTTTAATGAAAAAAAAGATGCAAGAGTTTTATTAATAGATGATTTAATAGCAACAGGTGGAACAGCAAACGCAGCAGCTAAACTTATAAAAAATGTAAAAGCTAATCTTGTAGAAGTGTGTTTTTTACTAAATCTTACATTTTTAGATGGTAAAAAAAGAGTAGAAGAACATGCTAATGTTTACACTATTTTAGATATATAA
- the trpB gene encoding tryptophan synthase subunit beta, translated as MSDYIPKISKFDPDENGHFGIFGGRYVPETLMPILQELETEYKKYRFDKEFWNEVNALLKDYVGRENPLYFAKSISEEIGAKVYLKREDLNHTGAHKVNNVIAQGLLAKKLGKTKVIAETGAGQHGVATATIAALLGLECTIFMGAKDVARQELNVFRMKLLGAKVIAVESGSKTLKDAMNDAIRYWVTNARDTFYIIGTVAGPHPYPMMVRDFQAIIGYEARKQILEKENKLPDYVVACIGGGSNAIGMFSHFLEDEEVTCIGIEAGGLGLDTNMHGCSLEKGTPGVLHGQCSYLLQDEDGQVLEAHSISAGLDYPGIGPEHSFHKDNKTVKYDSITDEEALEAFVWLSRSEGIIPAFESAHAIAYLKKAKEKLKDKIVIVNLSGRGDKDMIQAKSLLDFE; from the coding sequence ATGAGTGATTATATCCCAAAGATAAGTAAATTTGATCCTGATGAAAATGGACATTTTGGTATATTTGGTGGTAGATATGTTCCTGAAACATTGATGCCAATTTTACAGGAACTTGAAACTGAATATAAAAAATATAGATTTGATAAAGAGTTCTGGAATGAAGTTAATGCTTTATTAAAAGATTATGTTGGAAGAGAAAATCCATTATATTTTGCAAAAAGCATTTCAGAAGAAATAGGTGCAAAAGTATATTTAAAAAGAGAAGATTTAAATCATACAGGTGCTCACAAAGTAAATAATGTAATAGCTCAAGGTTTACTTGCAAAGAAATTAGGAAAAACTAAGGTTATTGCAGAAACAGGAGCAGGGCAACATGGAGTTGCAACAGCTACGATTGCTGCACTATTAGGATTAGAATGTACTATTTTTATGGGTGCAAAAGATGTGGCAAGACAAGAGTTAAATGTATTTAGAATGAAACTTCTTGGAGCAAAAGTAATTGCAGTTGAAAGTGGAAGTAAAACTTTAAAAGATGCAATGAATGATGCCATTAGATACTGGGTTACAAATGCAAGGGATACTTTTTATATAATTGGAACTGTTGCAGGTCCTCATCCATATCCTATGATGGTAAGAGATTTTCAAGCTATTATTGGTTATGAAGCTAGAAAACAAATTTTAGAAAAAGAGAATAAATTACCTGATTATGTGGTTGCATGTATTGGTGGTGGTTCAAATGCTATAGGAATGTTTTCTCACTTTTTAGAAGATGAAGAGGTAACTTGTATTGGTATTGAAGCTGGAGGTTTAGGGCTAGATACAAATATGCATGGTTGTAGTTTAGAAAAAGGAACTCCTGGTGTTTTACATGGGCAATGTTCATATTTACTTCAAGATGAAGATGGACAAGTTTTAGAAGCTCATTCTATTAGTGCAGGGCTTGATTATCCTGGAATTGGACCAGAACACTCTTTTCATAAAGATAATAAAACTGTAAAGTATGATTCAATAACTGATGAAGAAGCACTAGAGGCTTTTGTATGGCTAAGTAGAAGTGAGGGAATTATTCCAGCTTTTGAAAGTGCGCATGCAATAGCTTATTTAAAAAAAGCAAAAGAGAAATTAAAAGATAAGATAGTAATAGTAAATCTTTCAGGACGTGGTGATAAAGATATGATACAAGCAAAAAGCTTATTAGACTTTGAATAG
- a CDS encoding DedA family protein, which translates to MEKFFKTIQPHSGKILAFVVIIFFSYLGYNLYHAPVDGFENKFVYLLKEYGYIILFAWGMLEGEAGLIMAGLLSHTGDMSLYIAIFVAGLGGFAGDQVYFYIGRFNKSYVHRKFRGQRRKFALAHLLLKKHGWPIIFIQRYMYGMRTIIPISIGLTRYSAKMFAFINLISAWLWAAITIVPVWYFGEEILKVLHWVKEHWYFALPFALVFGGSIIYYFNKATQKKDKYEN; encoded by the coding sequence ATGGAAAAGTTTTTTAAGACAATACAACCTCATTCTGGAAAAATTTTAGCTTTTGTAGTAATAATATTTTTTTCATATCTGGGATATAACCTTTATCATGCACCTGTTGATGGGTTTGAAAATAAATTTGTATATTTATTAAAAGAGTATGGTTATATTATTCTTTTTGCGTGGGGGATGTTAGAAGGAGAAGCAGGGCTAATTATGGCAGGGCTTCTTTCTCATACAGGAGATATGAGCCTTTATATTGCTATTTTTGTAGCTGGTCTTGGTGGGTTTGCAGGAGATCAGGTATATTTTTATATTGGAAGATTTAATAAATCATATGTTCATAGAAAATTTAGAGGACAAAGAAGAAAATTTGCCCTTGCTCACTTATTACTAAAAAAGCATGGTTGGCCTATTATTTTTATACAAAGATATATGTATGGGATGAGAACAATTATTCCAATTTCAATAGGACTTACAAGATATAGTGCAAAAATGTTTGCTTTTATTAATCTTATTTCTGCTTGGTTATGGGCGGCTATTACTATAGTTCCTGTTTGGTATTTTGGAGAAGAGATTTTAAAAGTATTACATTGGGTAAAAGAACATTGGTATTTTGCTTTACCATTTGCACTTGTTTTTGGTGGAAGTATAATATATTATTTTAATAAAGCTACTCAAAAAAAGGATAAATATGAAAATTAA
- a CDS encoding leucyl aminopeptidase, producing the protein MKINLVDKNKKLKSGLEIIILNDLEKAKDKKALKSLNFEPKDEACTLLVESERIYVGCEGSDYDSIAIAIATAIKKFSSTTFKSAKVYIEDTTLLKAVVEGALLGNYKFENYKSNAKKSKKQELNIIVDEVSSKLEKVLEDSTTICKAVNKVRTMVNTAPADFYPEVMAEIANNIALENELECSIFDEKYLEKNSMNAMLSVGRASVHESKLIHLAYKPKNASKKIVLVGKGLTYDSGGLSLKPADYMTTMKSDKSGGCAVLGILYAVAKLKLPIEVHGIVGAVENMIGGNAYKPDDILTAKNGTTIEVKNTDAEGRLVLADCLCYAQDEIKDIDYIFDFATLTGACVVGVGEYTTGIMGNNDILKRNAVLSALRAGEYATTLDFNRFLRKTIKSEVADISNIANTRYGGAITAGIFLDNFIYEENKDKWIHFDIAGPAYVEKAWGYNPFGASGAGVRMTLEFLKSL; encoded by the coding sequence ATGAAAATTAATTTAGTAGATAAAAATAAAAAACTAAAATCTGGTTTAGAGATAATTATATTAAATGATTTAGAAAAAGCAAAAGATAAAAAAGCCTTAAAAAGCTTAAACTTTGAGCCAAAAGATGAAGCTTGTACTCTTTTAGTAGAGAGTGAAAGAATTTATGTTGGGTGTGAAGGAAGTGATTATGATAGTATTGCTATTGCAATAGCAACTGCGATTAAAAAGTTTAGTTCAACAACTTTTAAAAGTGCTAAAGTTTATATAGAAGATACAACTTTATTAAAAGCAGTAGTTGAAGGGGCACTTTTAGGTAATTATAAATTTGAAAACTATAAATCAAATGCTAAAAAAAGTAAAAAACAAGAGTTAAATATTATTGTAGATGAGGTTTCTTCAAAACTTGAAAAAGTTTTAGAAGATTCAACTACTATTTGTAAGGCTGTAAATAAAGTAAGAACTATGGTAAACACTGCACCAGCAGATTTTTATCCAGAAGTTATGGCAGAAATTGCAAATAATATTGCTTTAGAAAATGAGTTAGAGTGTAGTATCTTTGATGAAAAGTATTTAGAAAAAAACTCTATGAATGCAATGCTTAGTGTGGGAAGAGCATCAGTTCATGAATCAAAACTTATTCACTTAGCTTATAAACCAAAAAATGCTTCTAAAAAAATAGTACTTGTTGGTAAAGGTTTAACTTATGATTCAGGTGGGTTATCTTTAAAGCCTGCTGATTATATGACAACAATGAAATCTGATAAATCAGGTGGATGTGCTGTTTTAGGTATTTTATATGCAGTTGCAAAGCTAAAATTACCAATTGAAGTTCATGGAATAGTTGGAGCTGTTGAAAATATGATTGGTGGAAATGCTTATAAGCCAGATGATATTTTAACTGCAAAAAATGGTACAACTATTGAAGTTAAAAATACAGATGCAGAAGGAAGATTGGTTCTTGCTGATTGTTTATGTTATGCTCAAGATGAGATTAAAGATATAGATTATATTTTTGATTTTGCTACATTAACGGGAGCTTGTGTAGTTGGAGTTGGAGAATATACTACAGGTATTATGGGAAATAATGATATTTTAAAAAGAAATGCAGTTTTAAGTGCTTTAAGAGCAGGAGAATATGCTACAACTTTAGACTTTAATAGATTTTTAAGAAAAACAATAAAATCAGAAGTTGCTGATATAAGTAATATTGCAAATACTAGATATGGTGGAGCAATTACTGCTGGAATTTTCTTAGATAATTTTATTTATGAAGAAAATAAAGACAAATGGATACATTTTGATATAGCAGGACCAGCATATGTTGAAAAAGCTTGGGGATATAACCCTTTTGGAGCAAGTGGTGCTGGGGTTAGAATGACTTTAGAGTTTTTAAAAAGCTTATAA
- a CDS encoding DUF134 domain-containing protein — protein MARDKNQRELNFKPLFKKFGQTQIENKNEIALLHEEIEAIYLMDLLGLYQEDAAKRMNVSRPTFSRIIRNARHKVANCLISGAKLHIHDQKDSYLIAICSDEEEELINCNARGKYILIFEIQDKKYTLLKCIENPVFFENQKPGMILPKLLVQQRVNFFLVNEIGAGLKNSLLSKGIYTILKKQIKFNDLANIPI, from the coding sequence ATGGCTAGAGATAAAAATCAAAGAGAATTAAACTTCAAACCACTTTTTAAAAAATTTGGGCAAACACAAATTGAAAATAAAAATGAAATAGCCCTACTTCATGAAGAGATTGAAGCAATTTATCTTATGGATTTATTAGGACTTTACCAAGAGGATGCAGCAAAAAGAATGAATGTATCAAGACCTACATTCTCTAGAATTATTAGAAATGCAAGACATAAAGTAGCAAATTGTCTAATTAGTGGAGCAAAACTGCATATACATGACCAAAAAGATAGTTACTTAATTGCTATTTGTAGTGATGAGGAAGAGGAATTAATCAACTGCAATGCAAGAGGAAAATATATTTTAATTTTTGAAATTCAAGATAAAAAATATACTCTTTTAAAATGTATAGAAAATCCTGTATTTTTTGAAAATCAAAAGCCAGGAATGATTTTACCAAAGCTTTTAGTGCAACAGCGTGTAAACTTCTTTTTAGTAAATGAAATAGGAGCAGGACTTAAAAACTCTTTATTATCTAAAGGTATTTATACTATTTTGAAAAAACAAATAAAATTTAATGATTTAGCAAATATTCCAATATAA
- a CDS encoding DUF4492 domain-containing protein: MNFLKSVFNLYYDGFRNLTIGKSLWKIVIIKLITILVVLNIFVYDKNFKSEYKTKEEKQDFVYKNMIKGN; this comes from the coding sequence ATGAACTTTTTAAAATCAGTTTTTAATCTTTATTATGATGGATTTAGAAACTTAACAATAGGAAAAAGTTTATGGAAAATAGTAATTATTAAATTGATTACTATTTTAGTGGTATTAAATATTTTTGTTTATGACAAAAATTTTAAAAGTGAATATAAAACAAAAGAAGAAAAACAAGATTTTGTTTATAAAAATATGATAAAAGGGAATTAG
- a CDS encoding cytochrome ubiquinol oxidase subunit I, with amino-acid sequence MEESLVDWSRAQFALTAIYHFLFVPLTLGLSFIIAIMETIYVKTGQEKYKKMTKFWMTLFAINFAIGVATGIIMEFEFGTNWANYSWFVGDIFGAPLAIEGILAFFMESTFFAVMFFGWDKVSKGFHLLSTWLVAIGSNLSAFWILVANGWMQYPVGMKFNIDTVRNEMVNFWDVALSPVAISKFLHTVGSGYVIGALFVVGISAWYLLKKREVAFAKSSMLVGATFGLIVSIFLALSGDESAHQVALKQPVKLAAMEGLYEGKEAASIVAIGVLNSKKTIDNNEKTFHFELEIPYALSLLSYHNSNAFVPGLKDLVYGNEKYNIESAKEKILKGKIALEAFKQYKKYIKEGNTKKANDAKFVLESYINYFGYGYLTEPKDIIPPISLTFYSFHLMVTLGGWFILLFAVVLFLLLKKDITKQRFWLYASMYSIPLGYIAAEAGWIVAEVGRQPWAIQDLMPVGIAATNIATANVQITFWLFAILFTALLIAELKIMAKQIKIGPNGGH; translated from the coding sequence ATGGAAGAGAGTTTAGTTGACTGGTCCAGGGCTCAGTTTGCATTAACAGCAATTTATCACTTTTTATTTGTTCCTTTAACATTGGGATTATCTTTTATAATTGCAATTATGGAAACAATTTATGTAAAAACAGGACAAGAAAAGTATAAAAAGATGACTAAGTTTTGGATGACTTTATTTGCAATTAATTTTGCAATTGGAGTTGCAACTGGTATTATCATGGAGTTTGAATTTGGTACAAATTGGGCAAATTATAGTTGGTTTGTAGGGGATATTTTTGGTGCACCATTAGCTATTGAGGGAATTTTGGCTTTTTTTATGGAATCAACTTTTTTTGCAGTAATGTTTTTTGGATGGGACAAAGTATCTAAAGGTTTTCATCTTTTATCTACTTGGTTAGTTGCAATAGGTTCAAATTTAAGTGCTTTTTGGATTTTAGTTGCTAATGGATGGATGCAATATCCAGTGGGAATGAAATTTAATATAGATACAGTTAGAAATGAGATGGTAAATTTTTGGGATGTGGCTTTATCTCCAGTTGCAATTAGTAAATTTTTACATACTGTTGGCAGTGGTTATGTAATAGGTGCACTTTTTGTTGTTGGAATTAGTGCTTGGTATTTACTTAAAAAAAGAGAAGTTGCTTTTGCAAAAAGTTCTATGTTAGTAGGAGCTACATTTGGATTAATTGTGTCTATTTTTTTGGCTTTAAGTGGAGATGAATCAGCTCATCAAGTTGCTTTAAAACAGCCAGTTAAACTTGCAGCTATGGAAGGACTTTATGAAGGTAAAGAAGCAGCCTCAATTGTAGCTATTGGAGTTTTAAATAGTAAAAAAACTATAGACAATAATGAAAAAACTTTTCATTTTGAATTAGAAATACCTTATGCACTTTCACTTTTAAGTTACCATAATTCTAATGCTTTTGTTCCTGGATTAAAAGATTTGGTTTATGGAAATGAAAAATATAATATTGAAAGTGCAAAAGAGAAAATTCTAAAAGGGAAAATTGCTCTTGAAGCTTTTAAACAGTATAAAAAATATATAAAAGAAGGAAATACTAAAAAAGCAAATGATGCAAAATTTGTTTTAGAAAGTTATATAAACTATTTTGGGTATGGTTATTTAACTGAACCAAAAGATATTATTCCTCCTATTTCACTTACTTTTTATTCCTTTCATCTAATGGTTACACTTGGTGGATGGTTTATTTTACTTTTTGCAGTTGTTTTATTTTTACTTCTTAAAAAAGATATTACTAAACAAAGATTTTGGTTATATGCAAGTATGTATTCTATTCCTTTAGGTTATATTGCTGCTGAAGCTGGTTGGATTGTAGCTGAAGTGGGAAGACAACCTTGGGCGATACAAGATTTAATGCCAGTTGGAATTGCTGCAACAAATATTGCTACTGCAAATGTTCAAATTACTTTTTGGTTATTTGCAATTTTATTTACAGCATTATTAATTGCAGAACTAAAAATTATGGCAAAACAGATAAAAATTGGTCCAAATGGAGGTCATTAA
- the cydB gene encoding cytochrome d ubiquinol oxidase subunit II: MFENLTYLQLQQYWWIIISLLGGLFAFMMFIQGGQTLLGKISQGDETLKTMLINSLGRKWELGFTTLVLFGGALFAAFPLFYSTSFGGAYWVWMGILFCFILQAVSYEFRTKPNNFFGQKTYEIFLYINGSLGVFLLGVAIATFFSGSEFYIDERNFSYWQNSLRGLEALSNPFNVLLGISLLFLVRISAAMYFINNIDNILIKKRSINSIKIDMIVFLVFFLNFLYMLFTRSGFSYDKNAHIFIEKYKYLNNFIDMPFVGLLFILGIILVIISVFNTVEKQKSCCIKTGGVGIVLTVMALFLNVGFNGTSYYPSLYNLQSSLTIENSSGSEYTLVVMSYVSLMVPFVIAYIAYAWFQMDKVKITKEEIMSKDAHNY, translated from the coding sequence ATGTTTGAAAATTTAACATATTTACAACTTCAACAATATTGGTGGATAATTATTTCACTTCTTGGTGGGCTTTTTGCTTTTATGATGTTTATTCAAGGAGGACAAACTTTACTTGGTAAAATATCTCAAGGTGATGAGACTTTAAAAACAATGTTAATTAACTCTTTGGGTAGAAAGTGGGAGTTAGGCTTTACCACTTTGGTTTTATTTGGTGGAGCATTATTTGCAGCTTTTCCTTTATTTTATTCTACAAGTTTTGGTGGAGCTTATTGGGTTTGGATGGGAATACTTTTTTGTTTTATTCTACAAGCAGTAAGTTATGAGTTTAGAACAAAACCAAATAACTTTTTTGGTCAAAAAACTTATGAAATATTTTTATATATAAATGGAAGTTTGGGAGTATTTTTACTTGGGGTTGCAATTGCTACTTTTTTTAGTGGTTCGGAGTTTTATATTGATGAAAGAAATTTTTCATATTGGCAAAATAGTTTAAGAGGATTGGAGGCTTTAAGTAACCCTTTTAATGTACTTTTAGGAATATCACTTTTATTTTTAGTTCGAATTAGTGCAGCTATGTATTTTATAAATAATATTGACAATATACTAATTAAAAAACGAAGTATAAACTCTATAAAAATTGATATGATAGTTTTTTTAGTATTTTTCTTAAACTTTTTATATATGCTTTTTACAAGAAGTGGTTTTTCTTATGATAAAAATGCTCATATTTTTATAGAAAAATATAAATATTTAAATAACTTTATAGATATGCCTTTTGTTGGATTACTTTTTATTTTAGGAATTATACTTGTAATAATTTCTGTTTTTAATACAGTTGAAAAACAAAAAAGTTGTTGTATTAAAACTGGTGGAGTAGGTATAGTTTTAACAGTAATGGCACTTTTTTTAAATGTGGGATTTAATGGTACTTCATACTATCCCTCACTTTATAATTTACAAAGTTCTTTAACAATTGAAAATAGTTCAGGTAGTGAATATACCTTAGTTGTGATGAGTTATGTTTCCTTAATGGTTCCTTTTGTTATTGCATATATTGCATATGCTTGGTTTCAAATGGATAAGGTAAAAATCACCAAAGAAGAAATTATGTCAAAAGATGCACATAATTATTAG
- a CDS encoding NifB/NifX family molybdenum-iron cluster-binding protein, whose protein sequence is MYAFPVKTSKENSAIAPSFCKAKYFAFYDGTNLSIKKNESSCGRSVMKWLLENNVKKLIIKDIGRNPYNLAKQNNFEFFYAGDERIETFEILEKIKTSKLEKLTQEKLQVILDNHNDSFHNHSHSHTHTNKKSLIFI, encoded by the coding sequence ATGTATGCATTTCCAGTAAAAACATCAAAAGAAAATAGTGCAATAGCACCATCATTTTGTAAAGCAAAATATTTTGCTTTTTATGATGGAACTAACCTTAGTATTAAAAAAAATGAGAGTAGTTGTGGAAGAAGTGTAATGAAATGGCTTTTAGAAAATAATGTAAAAAAACTAATTATTAAAGATATTGGAAGAAACCCTTATAATCTTGCAAAACAGAATAATTTTGAGTTTTTTTATGCGGGAGATGAGAGGATTGAAACTTTTGAGATTTTAGAAAAAATAAAAACTTCAAAATTAGAAAAATTAACTCAAGAAAAACTTCAAGTAATTTTAGATAATCACAACGATAGTTTTCACAATCATTCACACTCTCATACCCACACAAATAAAAAATCTTTAATTTTTATTTAA